One window of Schistocerca gregaria isolate iqSchGreg1 unplaced genomic scaffold, iqSchGreg1.2 ptg000182l, whole genome shotgun sequence genomic DNA carries:
- the LOC126304646 gene encoding uncharacterized protein LOC126304646 isoform X10 — protein MKNNYTLCILIIPLLLSSFAIADEMQFVNDLKKSLKEGLPNVDFFSEGESYCDSIFFTCNDEKKITAIELKDINSCITLPSSISTLTNLTELRIYNSKIEIFWSDIIGLNNLKIIEVVSDIYNNIIKLDGLNLIRLNISYTNVTQNLNDVPFSKTLKYINLSHNGFYGDIKIFNNLPDLEVLDLSYNKLAIDMPQLYLSTNLSVLDLSSNNLTGNIPDFISNTELKILNLSKNNLSGVVPYFSNSYDLVELDLSSNNLTGNIPGFISNKLKVLNLSKNNLSGNIPYFSNYDLVEFDLSSNNLTGNIPNFISNTELKILNLSKNNLSGNIPDFSNSYDLVELDLSSNNLTGNIPNFVSNKLKVLNLSKNNLSCVVPYFSNSYNLVELDLSSNNLTGNIPNFIINTELKILNLSKNILLGVIPDFSNSYNLAELDLSSNNLTGNVPNFISNTELKILNLSKNNLLGVIPDFSNSYNLAELDLSSNNLTGNIPNFVSNKLKVLNLSKNNLLGVIPDFSKNSNLKILDVSYNNLSGNLPSFTNNKKLSFLYLHNNTGFAYNCPNGSYLINPRWNKELILCDLGTIIASENCELHNVVSYECKATVVTSNAKSIYYINIVQVSILLLLLFS, from the exons ATGAAAAATAACTATACACTTTGCATATTGATAATACCATTATTATTATCAAGTTTTGCAATAGCTGATGAAATGCAGTTTGTTAACGATTTGAAAAAAAGTCTTAAAGAGGGATTACCTAATGTTGACTTTTTTTCGGAAGGAGAAAGTTATTGTGACTCTATATTTTTTACATG caatgatgaaaaaaaaattacagctat TGAATTGAAAGATATTAACTCATGTATAACACTCCCATCTTCAATATCTACTCTGACTAAtttgacagaatt GCGTATCTATAATAGTAAAATTGAAATATTCTGGAGTGATATCATtggtttaaataatttaaaaataat AGAAGTTGTATCGGATATAtataataatattataaaattaGATGGTCTAAATTTGATCCGTCT AAACATTTCTTATACTAATGTAACGCAGAATCTGAATGACGTTCCATTTAGTAAAACCCTAAAGTATAT taATCTATCACATAATGGTTTTTATGGTGATATTAAGATATTTAATAACCTTCCAGATTTAGAAGTGTT AGATCTGTCATATAACAAGTTAGCCATTGATATGCCACAACTTTATCTAAGCACTAACTTATCAGTTTT agATCTTTCATCTAATAATTTGACTGGCAATATTCCAGACTTTATTAGCAATACTGAATTAAAGATTTT aaatctttcaaaaaataatcTATCTGGTGTTGTTCCATATTTTAGTAATAGTTATGATCTAGTAGAATT AGATCTTTCATCTAATAATTTGACTGGTAATATTCCAGGCTTTATTAGTAATAAATTAAAGGTGTT aaatctttcaaaaaataatcTATCTGGTAATATTCCATATTTTAGTAATTATGATCTAGTAGAATT TGATCTTTCATCTAATAATTTGACTGGTAATATTCCAAACTTTATTAGCAATACTGAATTAAAGATTTT aaatctttcaaaaaataatcTATCTGGTAATATTCCTGATTTTAGTAATAGTTATGATCTAGTAGAATT AGATCTTTCATCTAATAATTTGACTGGTAATATTCCAAACTTTGTTAGTAATAAATTAAAGGTGTT aaatctttcaaaaaataatcTATCGTGTGTTGTTCCATATTTTAGTAATAGTTATAATCTAGTAGAATT AGATCTTTCATCTAATAATTTGACTGGTAATATTCCAAACTTTATTATCAACACTGAATTAAAGATTTT aaatctttcaaaaaatattcTATTGGGTGTTATTCCTGATTTTAGTAATAGTTATAATCTAGCAGAATT AGATCTTTCATCTAATAATTTGACTGGCAATGTTCCAAACTTTATTAGCAATACTGAATTAAAGATTTT aaatctttcaaaaaataatcTATTGGGTGTTATTCCTGATTTTAGTAATAGTTATAATCTAGCAGAATT AGATCTTTCATCTAATAATTTGACTGGTAATATTCCAAACTTTGTTAGTAATAAATTAAAGGTGTT aaatctttcaaaaaataatcTATTGGGTGTTATTCCTGATTTTAGTAAAAATTCTAACCTAAAGATACT agatgTTTCATATAATAATCTATCAGGTAATCTTCCAAGTTTtactaataacaaaaaattgtctttttt ATATCTGCATAACAATACAGGTTTTGCTTACAACTGTCCTAATGGTAGCTATCTGATTAATCCGAGGTGGAATAAAGAACTAATACTTTG TGATTTGGGTACAATCATAGCCTCTGAAAACTGTGAGCTTCATAATGTGGTTTCGTATGAGTGCAAAGCTACTGTTGTTACATCAAATGCAAAGTCTATATACTACATTAACATAGTTCAAGTATCAATTTTACTACTTTTGTTGTTTAGCTAA
- the LOC126304646 gene encoding uncharacterized protein LOC126304646 isoform X13, whose protein sequence is MKNNYTLCILIIPLLLSSFAIADEMQFVNDLKKSLKEGLPNVDFFSEGESYCDSIFFTCNDEKKITAIELKDINSCITLPSSISTLTNLTELRIYNSKIEIFWSDIIGLNNLKIIEVVSDIYNNIIKLDGLNLIRLNISYTNVTQNLNDVPFSKTLKYINLSHNGFYGDIKIFNNLPDLEVLDLSYNKLAIDMPQLYLSTNLSVLDLSSNNLTGNIPDFISNTELKILNLSKNNLSGVVPYFSNSYDLVELDLSSNNLTGNIPGFISNKLKVLNLSKNNLSGNIPYFSNYDLVEFDLSSNNLTGNIPNFVSNKLKVLNLSKNNLSGVVPYFSNSYDLAELDLSSNNLTGNIPNFIINTELKILNLSKNNLSGVVPYFSNSYDLVEFDLSSNNLTGNIPNFISNTELKILNLSKNILLGVIPDFSNSYNLAELDLSSNNLTGNVPNFISNTELKILNLSKNNLLGVIPDFSNSYNLAELDLSSNNLTGNIPNFVSNKLKVLNLSKNNLLGVIPDFSKNSNLKILDVSYNNLSGNLPSFTNNKKLSFLYLHNNTGFAYNCPNGSYLINPRWNKELILCDLGTIIASENCELHNVVSYECKATVVTSNAKSIYYINIVQVSILLLLLFS, encoded by the exons ATGAAAAATAACTATACACTTTGCATATTGATAATACCATTATTATTATCAAGTTTTGCAATAGCTGATGAAATGCAGTTTGTTAACGATTTGAAAAAAAGTCTTAAAGAGGGATTACCTAATGTTGACTTTTTTTCGGAAGGAGAAAGTTATTGTGACTCTATATTTTTTACATG caatgatgaaaaaaaaattacagctat TGAATTGAAAGATATTAACTCATGTATAACACTCCCATCTTCAATATCTACTCTGACTAAtttgacagaatt GCGTATCTATAATAGTAAAATTGAAATATTCTGGAGTGATATCATtggtttaaataatttaaaaataat AGAAGTTGTATCGGATATAtataataatattataaaattaGATGGTCTAAATTTGATCCGTCT AAACATTTCTTATACTAATGTAACGCAGAATCTGAATGACGTTCCATTTAGTAAAACCCTAAAGTATAT taATCTATCACATAATGGTTTTTATGGTGATATTAAGATATTTAATAACCTTCCAGATTTAGAAGTGTT AGATCTGTCATATAACAAGTTAGCCATTGATATGCCACAACTTTATCTAAGCACTAACTTATCAGTTTT agATCTTTCATCTAATAATTTGACTGGCAATATTCCAGACTTTATTAGCAATACTGAATTAAAGATTTT aaatctttcaaaaaataatcTATCTGGTGTTGTTCCATATTTTAGTAATAGTTATGATCTAGTAGAATT AGATCTTTCATCTAATAATTTGACTGGTAATATTCCAGGCTTTATTAGTAATAAATTAAAGGTGTT aaatctttcaaaaaataatcTATCTGGTAATATTCCATATTTTAGTAATTATGATCTAGTAGAATT TGATCTTTCATCTAATAATTTGACTGGTAATATTCCAAACTTTGTTAGTAATAAATTAAAGGTGTT aaatctttcaaaaaataatcTATCTGGTGTTGTTCCATATTTTAGTAATAGTTATGATCTAGCAGAATT AGATCTTTCATCTAATAATTTGACTGGTAATATTCCAAACTTTATTATCAACACTGAATTAAAGATTTT aaatctttcaaaaaataatcTATCTGGTGTTGTTCCATATTTTAGTAATAGTTATGATCTAGTAGAATT TGATCTTTCATCTAATAATTTGACTGGTAATATTCCAAACTTTATTAGCAATACTGAATTAAAGATTTT aaatctttcaaaaaatattcTATTGGGTGTTATTCCTGATTTTAGTAATAGTTATAATCTAGCAGAATT AGATCTTTCATCTAATAATTTGACTGGCAATGTTCCAAACTTTATTAGCAATACTGAATTAAAGATTTT aaatctttcaaaaaataatcTATTGGGTGTTATTCCTGATTTTAGTAATAGTTATAATCTAGCAGAATT AGATCTTTCATCTAATAATTTGACTGGTAATATTCCAAACTTTGTTAGTAATAAATTAAAGGTGTT aaatctttcaaaaaataatcTATTGGGTGTTATTCCTGATTTTAGTAAAAATTCTAACCTAAAGATACT agatgTTTCATATAATAATCTATCAGGTAATCTTCCAAGTTTtactaataacaaaaaattgtctttttt ATATCTGCATAACAATACAGGTTTTGCTTACAACTGTCCTAATGGTAGCTATCTGATTAATCCGAGGTGGAATAAAGAACTAATACTTTG TGATTTGGGTACAATCATAGCCTCTGAAAACTGTGAGCTTCATAATGTGGTTTCGTATGAGTGCAAAGCTACTGTTGTTACATCAAATGCAAAGTCTATATACTACATTAACATAGTTCAAGTATCAATTTTACTACTTTTGTTGTTTAGCTAA
- the LOC126304646 gene encoding uncharacterized protein LOC126304646 isoform X4 — translation MKNNYTLCILIIPLLLSSFAIADEMQFVNDLKKSLKEGLPNVDFFSEGESYCDSIFFTCNDEKKITAIELKDINSCITLPSSISTLTNLTELRIYNSKIEIFWSDIIGLNNLKIIEVVSDIYNNIIKLDGLNLIRLNISYTNVTQNLNDVPFSKTLKYINLSHNGFYGDIKIFNNLPDLEVLDLSYNKLAIDMPQLYLSTNLSVLDLSSNNLTGNIPDFISNTELKILNLSKNNLSGVVPYFSNSYDLVELDLSSNNLTGNIPGFISNKLKVLNLSKNNLSGNIPYFSNYDLVEFDLSSNNLTGNIPNFVSNKLKVLNLSKNNLSGVVPYFSNSYDLAELDLSSNNLTGNIPNFIINTELKILNLSKNNLSGVVPYFSNSYDLVEFDLSSNNLTGNIPNFISNTELKILNLSKNNLSGNIPDFSNSYDLVELDLSSNNLTGNIPNFVSNKLKVLNLSKNNLSCVVPYFSNSYNLVELDLSSNNLTGNIPNFIINTELKILNLSKNILLGVIPDFSNSYNLAELDLSSNNLTGNIPNFVSNKLKVLNLSKNNLLGVIPDFSKNSNLKILDVSYNNLSGNLPSFTNNKKLSFLYLHNNTGFAYNCPNGSYLINPRWNKELILCDLGTIIASENCELHNVVSYECKATVVTSNAKSIYYINIVQVSILLLLLFS, via the exons ATGAAAAATAACTATACACTTTGCATATTGATAATACCATTATTATTATCAAGTTTTGCAATAGCTGATGAAATGCAGTTTGTTAACGATTTGAAAAAAAGTCTTAAAGAGGGATTACCTAATGTTGACTTTTTTTCGGAAGGAGAAAGTTATTGTGACTCTATATTTTTTACATG caatgatgaaaaaaaaattacagctat TGAATTGAAAGATATTAACTCATGTATAACACTCCCATCTTCAATATCTACTCTGACTAAtttgacagaatt GCGTATCTATAATAGTAAAATTGAAATATTCTGGAGTGATATCATtggtttaaataatttaaaaataat AGAAGTTGTATCGGATATAtataataatattataaaattaGATGGTCTAAATTTGATCCGTCT AAACATTTCTTATACTAATGTAACGCAGAATCTGAATGACGTTCCATTTAGTAAAACCCTAAAGTATAT taATCTATCACATAATGGTTTTTATGGTGATATTAAGATATTTAATAACCTTCCAGATTTAGAAGTGTT AGATCTGTCATATAACAAGTTAGCCATTGATATGCCACAACTTTATCTAAGCACTAACTTATCAGTTTT agATCTTTCATCTAATAATTTGACTGGCAATATTCCAGACTTTATTAGCAATACTGAATTAAAGATTTT aaatctttcaaaaaataatcTATCTGGTGTTGTTCCATATTTTAGTAATAGTTATGATCTAGTAGAATT AGATCTTTCATCTAATAATTTGACTGGTAATATTCCAGGCTTTATTAGTAATAAATTAAAGGTGTT aaatctttcaaaaaataatcTATCTGGTAATATTCCATATTTTAGTAATTATGATCTAGTAGAATT TGATCTTTCATCTAATAATTTGACTGGTAATATTCCAAACTTTGTTAGTAATAAATTAAAGGTGTT aaatctttcaaaaaataatcTATCTGGTGTTGTTCCATATTTTAGTAATAGTTATGATCTAGCAGAATT AGATCTTTCATCTAATAATTTGACTGGTAATATTCCAAACTTTATTATCAACACTGAATTAAAGATTTT aaatctttcaaaaaataatcTATCTGGTGTTGTTCCATATTTTAGTAATAGTTATGATCTAGTAGAATT TGATCTTTCATCTAATAATTTGACTGGTAATATTCCAAACTTTATTAGCAATACTGAATTAAAGATTTT aaatctttcaaaaaataatcTATCTGGTAATATTCCTGATTTTAGTAATAGTTATGATCTAGTAGAATT AGATCTTTCATCTAATAATTTGACTGGTAATATTCCAAACTTTGTTAGTAATAAATTAAAGGTGTT aaatctttcaaaaaataatcTATCGTGTGTTGTTCCATATTTTAGTAATAGTTATAATCTAGTAGAATT AGATCTTTCATCTAATAATTTGACTGGTAATATTCCAAACTTTATTATCAACACTGAATTAAAGATTTT aaatctttcaaaaaatattcTATTGGGTGTTATTCCTGATTTTAGTAATAGTTATAATCTAGCAGAATT AGATCTTTCATCTAATAATTTGACTGGTAATATTCCAAACTTTGTTAGTAATAAATTAAAGGTGTT aaatctttcaaaaaataatcTATTGGGTGTTATTCCTGATTTTAGTAAAAATTCTAACCTAAAGATACT agatgTTTCATATAATAATCTATCAGGTAATCTTCCAAGTTTtactaataacaaaaaattgtctttttt ATATCTGCATAACAATACAGGTTTTGCTTACAACTGTCCTAATGGTAGCTATCTGATTAATCCGAGGTGGAATAAAGAACTAATACTTTG TGATTTGGGTACAATCATAGCCTCTGAAAACTGTGAGCTTCATAATGTGGTTTCGTATGAGTGCAAAGCTACTGTTGTTACATCAAATGCAAAGTCTATATACTACATTAACATAGTTCAAGTATCAATTTTACTACTTTTGTTGTTTAGCTAA
- the LOC126304646 gene encoding uncharacterized protein LOC126304646 isoform X7, whose product MKNNYTLCILIIPLLLSSFAIADEMQFVNDLKKSLKEGLPNVDFFSEGESYCDSIFFTCNDEKKITAIELKDINSCITLPSSISTLTNLTELRIYNSKIEIFWSDIIGLNNLKIIEVVSDIYNNIIKLDGLNLIRLNISYTNVTQNLNDVPFSKTLKYINLSHNGFYGDIKIFNNLPDLEVLDLSYNKLAIDMPQLYLSTNLSVLDLSSNNLTGNIPDFISNTELKILNLSKNNLSGVVPYFSNSYDLVELDLSSNNLTGNIPGFISNKLKVLNLSKNNLSGNIPYFSNYDLVEFDLSSNNLTGNIPNFVSNKLKVLNLSKNNLSGVVPYFSNSYDLAELDLSSNNLTGNIPNFIINTELKILNLSKNNLSGVVPYFSNSYDLVEFDLSSNNLTGNIPNFISNTELKILNLSKNNLSGNIPDFSNSYDLVELDLSSNNLTGNIPNFVSNKLKVLNLSKNNLSCVVPYFSNSYNLVELDLSSNNLTGNVPNFISNTELKILNLSKNNLLGVIPDFSNSYNLAELDLSSNNLTGNIPNFVSNKLKVLNLSKNNLLGVIPDFSKNSNLKILDVSYNNLSGNLPSFTNNKKLSFLYLHNNTGFAYNCPNGSYLINPRWNKELILCDLGTIIASENCELHNVVSYECKATVVTSNAKSIYYINIVQVSILLLLLFS is encoded by the exons ATGAAAAATAACTATACACTTTGCATATTGATAATACCATTATTATTATCAAGTTTTGCAATAGCTGATGAAATGCAGTTTGTTAACGATTTGAAAAAAAGTCTTAAAGAGGGATTACCTAATGTTGACTTTTTTTCGGAAGGAGAAAGTTATTGTGACTCTATATTTTTTACATG caatgatgaaaaaaaaattacagctat TGAATTGAAAGATATTAACTCATGTATAACACTCCCATCTTCAATATCTACTCTGACTAAtttgacagaatt GCGTATCTATAATAGTAAAATTGAAATATTCTGGAGTGATATCATtggtttaaataatttaaaaataat AGAAGTTGTATCGGATATAtataataatattataaaattaGATGGTCTAAATTTGATCCGTCT AAACATTTCTTATACTAATGTAACGCAGAATCTGAATGACGTTCCATTTAGTAAAACCCTAAAGTATAT taATCTATCACATAATGGTTTTTATGGTGATATTAAGATATTTAATAACCTTCCAGATTTAGAAGTGTT AGATCTGTCATATAACAAGTTAGCCATTGATATGCCACAACTTTATCTAAGCACTAACTTATCAGTTTT agATCTTTCATCTAATAATTTGACTGGCAATATTCCAGACTTTATTAGCAATACTGAATTAAAGATTTT aaatctttcaaaaaataatcTATCTGGTGTTGTTCCATATTTTAGTAATAGTTATGATCTAGTAGAATT AGATCTTTCATCTAATAATTTGACTGGTAATATTCCAGGCTTTATTAGTAATAAATTAAAGGTGTT aaatctttcaaaaaataatcTATCTGGTAATATTCCATATTTTAGTAATTATGATCTAGTAGAATT TGATCTTTCATCTAATAATTTGACTGGTAATATTCCAAACTTTGTTAGTAATAAATTAAAGGTGTT aaatctttcaaaaaataatcTATCTGGTGTTGTTCCATATTTTAGTAATAGTTATGATCTAGCAGAATT AGATCTTTCATCTAATAATTTGACTGGTAATATTCCAAACTTTATTATCAACACTGAATTAAAGATTTT aaatctttcaaaaaataatcTATCTGGTGTTGTTCCATATTTTAGTAATAGTTATGATCTAGTAGAATT TGATCTTTCATCTAATAATTTGACTGGTAATATTCCAAACTTTATTAGCAATACTGAATTAAAGATTTT aaatctttcaaaaaataatcTATCTGGTAATATTCCTGATTTTAGTAATAGTTATGATCTAGTAGAATT AGATCTTTCATCTAATAATTTGACTGGTAATATTCCAAACTTTGTTAGTAATAAATTAAAGGTGTT aaatctttcaaaaaataatcTATCGTGTGTTGTTCCATATTTTAGTAATAGTTATAATCTAGTAGAATT AGATCTTTCATCTAATAATTTGACTGGCAATGTTCCAAACTTTATTAGCAATACTGAATTAAAGATTTT aaatctttcaaaaaataatcTATTGGGTGTTATTCCTGATTTTAGTAATAGTTATAATCTAGCAGAATT AGATCTTTCATCTAATAATTTGACTGGTAATATTCCAAACTTTGTTAGTAATAAATTAAAGGTGTT aaatctttcaaaaaataatcTATTGGGTGTTATTCCTGATTTTAGTAAAAATTCTAACCTAAAGATACT agatgTTTCATATAATAATCTATCAGGTAATCTTCCAAGTTTtactaataacaaaaaattgtctttttt ATATCTGCATAACAATACAGGTTTTGCTTACAACTGTCCTAATGGTAGCTATCTGATTAATCCGAGGTGGAATAAAGAACTAATACTTTG TGATTTGGGTACAATCATAGCCTCTGAAAACTGTGAGCTTCATAATGTGGTTTCGTATGAGTGCAAAGCTACTGTTGTTACATCAAATGCAAAGTCTATATACTACATTAACATAGTTCAAGTATCAATTTTACTACTTTTGTTGTTTAGCTAA
- the LOC126304646 gene encoding uncharacterized protein LOC126304646 isoform X17, producing the protein MKNNYTLCILIIPLLLSSFAIADEMQFVNDLKKSLKEGLPNVDFFSEGESYCDSIFFTCNDEKKITAIELKDINSCITLPSSISTLTNLTELRIYNSKIEIFWSDIIGLNNLKIIEVVSDIYNNIIKLDGLNLIRLNISYTNVTQNLNDVPFSKTLKYINLSHNGFYGDIKIFNNLPDLEVLDLSYNKLAIDMPQLYLSTNLSVLDLSSNNLTGNIPDFISNTELKILNLSKNNLSGVVPYFSNSYDLVEFDLSSNNLTGNIPNFISNTELKILNLSKNNLSGNIPDFSNSYDLVELDLSSNNLTGNIPNFVSNKLKVLNLSKNNLSCVVPYFSNSYNLVELDLSSNNLTGNIPNFIINTELKILNLSKNILLGVIPDFSNSYNLAELDLSSNNLTGNVPNFISNTELKILNLSKNNLLGVIPDFSNSYNLAELDLSSNNLTGNIPNFVSNKLKVLNLSKNNLLGVIPDFSKNSNLKILDVSYNNLSGNLPSFTNNKKLSFLYLHNNTGFAYNCPNGSYLINPRWNKELILCDLGTIIASENCELHNVVSYECKATVVTSNAKSIYYINIVQVSILLLLLFS; encoded by the exons ATGAAAAATAACTATACACTTTGCATATTGATAATACCATTATTATTATCAAGTTTTGCAATAGCTGATGAAATGCAGTTTGTTAACGATTTGAAAAAAAGTCTTAAAGAGGGATTACCTAATGTTGACTTTTTTTCGGAAGGAGAAAGTTATTGTGACTCTATATTTTTTACATG caatgatgaaaaaaaaattacagctat TGAATTGAAAGATATTAACTCATGTATAACACTCCCATCTTCAATATCTACTCTGACTAAtttgacagaatt GCGTATCTATAATAGTAAAATTGAAATATTCTGGAGTGATATCATtggtttaaataatttaaaaataat AGAAGTTGTATCGGATATAtataataatattataaaattaGATGGTCTAAATTTGATCCGTCT AAACATTTCTTATACTAATGTAACGCAGAATCTGAATGACGTTCCATTTAGTAAAACCCTAAAGTATAT taATCTATCACATAATGGTTTTTATGGTGATATTAAGATATTTAATAACCTTCCAGATTTAGAAGTGTT AGATCTGTCATATAACAAGTTAGCCATTGATATGCCACAACTTTATCTAAGCACTAACTTATCAGTTTT agATCTTTCATCTAATAATTTGACTGGCAATATTCCAGACTTTATTAGCAATACTGAATTAAAGATTTT aaatctttcaaaaaataatcTATCTGGTGTTGTTCCATATTTTAGTAATAGTTATGATCTAGTAGAATT TGATCTTTCATCTAATAATTTGACTGGTAATATTCCAAACTTTATTAGCAATACTGAATTAAAGATTTT aaatctttcaaaaaataatcTATCTGGTAATATTCCTGATTTTAGTAATAGTTATGATCTAGTAGAATT AGATCTTTCATCTAATAATTTGACTGGTAATATTCCAAACTTTGTTAGTAATAAATTAAAGGTGTT aaatctttcaaaaaataatcTATCGTGTGTTGTTCCATATTTTAGTAATAGTTATAATCTAGTAGAATT AGATCTTTCATCTAATAATTTGACTGGTAATATTCCAAACTTTATTATCAACACTGAATTAAAGATTTT aaatctttcaaaaaatattcTATTGGGTGTTATTCCTGATTTTAGTAATAGTTATAATCTAGCAGAATT AGATCTTTCATCTAATAATTTGACTGGCAATGTTCCAAACTTTATTAGCAATACTGAATTAAAGATTTT aaatctttcaaaaaataatcTATTGGGTGTTATTCCTGATTTTAGTAATAGTTATAATCTAGCAGAATT AGATCTTTCATCTAATAATTTGACTGGTAATATTCCAAACTTTGTTAGTAATAAATTAAAGGTGTT aaatctttcaaaaaataatcTATTGGGTGTTATTCCTGATTTTAGTAAAAATTCTAACCTAAAGATACT agatgTTTCATATAATAATCTATCAGGTAATCTTCCAAGTTTtactaataacaaaaaattgtctttttt ATATCTGCATAACAATACAGGTTTTGCTTACAACTGTCCTAATGGTAGCTATCTGATTAATCCGAGGTGGAATAAAGAACTAATACTTTG TGATTTGGGTACAATCATAGCCTCTGAAAACTGTGAGCTTCATAATGTGGTTTCGTATGAGTGCAAAGCTACTGTTGTTACATCAAATGCAAAGTCTATATACTACATTAACATAGTTCAAGTATCAATTTTACTACTTTTGTTGTTTAGCTAA